The Lachnospiraceae bacterium genome includes the window ACGATTATGCGCTCTTCTCTATTGCTTTAGCAATGGCTTTGTACAAGCCGTCCATAAAGACTTCCTTATCATTAGAACGAAAACGCAGTATGTAAAGTGATAATGTTTCCGGACTGCAACAGCTTTTACCCGTTTCCAGTGAGTTATAAGCCTTATAGCTCATCTCCAGAATGGCCGCCATTTTCTCTTGCGAAAGCCCTTCCTTACTCCTTGTTCTCAATAGCTCCACCCTAACATAATTTTTGTACGCCTCGCGAATTTTCTTCCTCATGATAAATTCCTCCTTCTATAAAAATTTATCATCATTGTACAAAGATTATGAGGTATACGCCATGAAGTACGCTTCATAAAATAGATTCGCCGTATTTTAGTGCTGTCCCCTCCGGCCTATAGTGGTAGTTATGATCAGAAATATAAAAAAATTTTACGTACAATAGATGTTAAAAGTACGTTAGCCATGGTTAGATGCGTTCGATATAACGGATCATTTGCGCCAATAAGCACGTTGCCAATGCTTAAATATAGAAAATCCAACGGGTAAAATGAAAAAAATAATACGTTATATCACCTGATCCAGCGGTAACACAACGTACCTATTTTCCCAAGTCACCCGTTAAAAGGATACGATTTCAAATCGGCAACGGATCATTTGACCATCTGCCCCCCCCCCCTCCTCCTTTTGATCATTTCGCTTGAAAGTCAAAGCAAAAGCCTGTCGTCCGTATTCATTACCTTCTGCTCAAAGGAGCAGCAGCACGCAATTTGACAATCCGCAGACACCTTGTTATAATAAATAAAAGAGCTGCCGATCATGAGCTTGAAAATATTTAAGTGGAGCGATCGCTTTATTTTCAGGCATAGGCGGTTGTTTTTTTATATTCAATAAAGCAGCGCAGATTCAATGGTTAGTAAGCCCGCGCATACATATGCGGATATTTTATATACTATCAGTAGCATCCGCACCATATCAGAAACGGAGAATCAACTTGGACTGGATTGAAATTTTAGGCTATCATTTAGAAAATCTGTCAGCAGCCGAGGTGCTGTTGGGCCTCTTTCTCGCCGCCGTGCTTGCCGCTTATCTCACAAAGCGCTGCCAAAAAGGCATGCTCCAGAGCAGGCAGGCCCTGTGCATTTGGGCGAGCTTCGTCTATATTTACATGGTCTATCTGATCACCATATTTTCGCGCAGTCCGCGCAGCGAGGCCGAGTACATGCTCACCCCCTTTTGGTCCTACGCCTTCATCATCCAATATGAAAACGAGGCCGTCCTGCAGGAGAATATCCTCAACTTCTTGCTGTTCATGCCAGTCGGCGTACTGCTGCAAGAGGCATTTCGCACCCGCAAGGCGGGAAAATGGATCACGCTTGGCGCCCTGGCGCTGTCAATCTCCATCGAAGTATTGCAGCTGCTGTTAAAACGCGGGCTCTTTGAATGGGACGACATGTTTCATAACGCGCTGGGCGCGTACATCAGCTGCCGAATCTGGTACGCGCTTCGGCGTAGAACATGGGAAAGGAAATCAGCATGAAAAAAGACATTTATATATTGGGGCACCGCAATCCAGACACCGATTCGATCTGCTCCGCCATTGCCTATGCAGAATTAAAGAATAAAGAAAATGACGGAAGCCGCTACATTGCGGCCCGTGCTGGCCAGATAGGGCCGGAGACAGCTTATGTGCTCAAGCGCTTTGGCGTGCGTCAGCCGGTCTATGTGAATAACATCGGAACGCGCGTACGCGATATGGAGATCCGCAAGGTGCCGAGCATCGCGAGAACGCTTTCGCTGAAAAAGGCTTGGAACCTGATGGCAGAGCTCGGAGCCGTTACGCTGCCGATCACCGATGAAGAGAATGTGCTGCAGGGGCTGATTACCATCAACGATATCGCGCTGTCCTACATGGAGGAGCAGGACGGCAACATTTTGGCAAAGGCCAGAACCTCCTATCAGAATATTTTAGAGACGCTGGAAGCAGAGATGGTGGTCGGTGACACAGGCGCAGTGTTTGACAAGGGAAATGTGCTCATTTCAGCGGCCAATCCGGATGTGATGGAGGATTATATCAAAAAGCATGATATGGTCATTACCGGAAACCGCTATGATTCACAGCTTTCCGCGATTGAGTCAGGCGCTGGCTGCATCATCGTGTGTCTGGGGGCGACAGTGTCCAAAACCATCCGCAAGCTGGCGGCGGACAGGCAGTGCAGCGTAATTGTAACGCCGTTTGATACATACCGCGTTGCGCGGCAGATCAATCAGAGTATGCCGGTGGAGGCATTTATGAAGTCCGAAGATTTGGTGCTGTTTCATCCGGGGGATTATACGGATGAGATTAAAGACGCGATGCAAAACACGCGTATCCGTGATTTTCCGGTGGTGGATAAGGCCGGGCACTATATCGGCATGATCTCACGCCGCAACCTGCTGGGAATCCGCAAGCGATCGGTCATTTTAGTCGATCATAACGAACGCAGCCAGGCGGTAGAGAATATTGAAAATGCAGAGATTTTGGAGATCATCGATCATCACCGCATCGGATCGCTGGAGACGATGGAGCCGGTTTATTTTCGCAACGAGCCCGTGGGCTGTACGGCCACCATTGTTTATGAAATGTACTGCGAAAAGGGGCAAACGGTATCGCCGCAGATTGCCGGGCTTTTGTGCAGCGCCATCCTGTCCGATACGCTGGTATTTCGCTCGCCCACCTGCACGCTGGCAGACCGAAGGGCGGCGAAGGAGCTGGCAGAGATTGCCGGCATCGACTGTCAGCAGTTTGGCATCGAGATATTTACAGCCGGCAGTAATCTGAAGGATAAAACGCCGGAAGAAATCCTCTATCAGGATTACAAGAAATTTGAATTCGGCGACGTCACCTTTGGCGTGGGGCAGATTAACAGCATGAGCGGCGAGGAGCTTGCCCGCATCGAGCAGCGCCTGCTGCCATATCTGGAAAAGCACTGCCGCGAGCATGGGATGAGCATGATGTTCTTTATGCTGACCAACATCATAGAAGAGAGCACGACGCTCATGTGCTTTGGCAGCGGGGCAAGGGAGCTCGCAGCAGAGGCTTTCGGCCTGCGGCCGGAAAAGGACAGCCTCGTTCTCGCGGGTATTGTATCCCGCAAAAAGCAGCTGATTCCGGCATTTATCGAAGTCATCAACAAAGAGACTTGACACAGCGGAGATAAAATAGTAAAATCGCATATATTATAGAAGAAAAGGCAAAGAAGAGAAGAGTACGTCCATGCAGGAAGCGGCAGAGAGTCCCGGCAGCTGAAAAGGGATGCGGAAGGCAGGGCGGAACATGGCCTCGGAGCTGCGCACCGACCCGCCCATGTAGGCGGCAGGCTGCGACGGGTACGCCCGTAAGCGCGTGTGGATATAACGGCTTAATAAATTAAAGTTTAGCCCTGTATCCAATGAGGCTTTTAGGCGCACCTCGGTGCGGCTGAGAGCAAATTAAGGTGGTACCACGAGCGGCGCTCTCGTCCTTAGTAGGATGGAGCGCCTTATTTATTTTGAGGAGGAATGTCACATGTGTGAAAGCTGTAACAAAAAAGGAAAGTATTATATGACCACGGCCATTGCCTATACGTCGCGCAAGCCGCATATCGGCAATACCTACGAGGTGGTGCTGGCTGATGCCATCGCGCGCTACCGCCGCCTGCAGGGCTATGACGTATTTTTCATGACCGGCACCGACGAGCATGGGCAGAAGATTCAGGAAAATGCAGAGCAAAACGGCGTTACGCCCAAGGCCTATGTGGACAAGGTGGCCGGCGAGATCAAGGACATCTGGGATATGATGAATGCAAGCTATGACAAATTCATCCGCACGACGGACCCGGATCATGAGAAGGCCGTACAGAAGATTTTCAAAAAGCTCTATGAGCAGGGCGACATCTACAAGGGCTATTATGAGGGCTGGTACTGCGTGCCCTGTGAATCCTTCTTCACGGAGACGCAGCTGGTGGACGGCAAATGCCCCGACTGTGGCCGCGAGGTGAAAAAGACAAAGGAAGAAGCCTATTTCTTCAAAATGAGCAAATATCAGGACCGCCTGATGCAGTATATCGAGGAGCACCCCGAATTTATCCAGCCGGAGTCGCGCAAAAAGGAAATGGTCAATAACTTCCTAAAGCCGGGACTGCAGGATCTGTGCGTATCGCGCACCTCCTTCAGCTGGGGCATTCCGGTTGATTTCGATCCGGGGCATGTGGTCTATGTATGGATGGACGCGCTCAACAACTACATCACCGGCATCGGCTATGACCCCGAAAATCCAAGCGAGCAATACAAAAAATACTGGCCGGCCGATCTGCATCTCATCGGCAAGGACATTCTGCGGTTCCACACGATCTATTGGCCGATCTTCCTGATGGCCATGGGCGAGCCGCTGCCCAAGCAGATCTTCGGCCATCCGTGGCTGCTGTTCGGCGAGATGAAGATGAGCAAATCGCTCGGCAACGTGATTTATGCCGACGAGCTGGTTAAACGCTTCGGCGTAGATGGCGTGCGCTACTATGTGCTGCGCGAAATGCCCTTTGCCAGCGACGGCAGCATCACCTATGAAAGCATCATCGCCCGCTACAACGCCGATCTTGCGAATACTATTGGTAATCTGGTCAACCGCACCATCGCCATGGGCAAAAAATATTTTGGCGGCATCGTGCAGGCGCAGGGCGCCAAAGAGGCGCTGGATACTGATCTGATCGATACGGCCCTGCAGGCAGTCAAAAACGTAGAGGAAAAGATGGCAGAGCTGCGAGTGGCTGACGCCCTGGAGGAAATTGTTAATCTGGCGCGCCGCAGCAATAAATATATCGATGAAACCGCGCCCTGGGCGCTGGCCAAGGATGAGGCGCAGAAGGAGCGTCTGGGCAGCGTGCTGTATAACCTGCTGGAGAGCATCCGCTATATCGGTGTGCTTCTGAAAAGCTTTTTGCCGGAAACAGGCGAGGGCATTTTAAATCAGCTGGGCGTGAAGGAAGCGGGACGCAGTCTGGAGTCCTTAGAAAGCTTCGGATTCCTGCAGGCCGGAGAGGAGACCAATGATCCGTCTCCCCTGTTTGCGCGCATCGATGAAGCCAAAATGCTGGCTGAGATTGCCGCTGAGCGGGCAGAGCAGGAGGCAAAGGCTGCGCCTAAGAAGGAGGAGCCAGCGCCGGAAGAAGAAGCCAAGGCAGAGATCACGATTGATGATTTTGACAAGGTAGAGCTTAAGATCGGTGAGGTACTGGAGTGTAAGCCGGTGGAAGGCGCCAAAAAGCTCTTGGTATCGCAGATTAAAATCGGGGATGAAGTGCGGCAGATCGTATCCGGTATCGCCAAATATTATAAGCCGGAGGAAATGGTTGGCAAAAAGGTTGTGGTTGTCACCAACCTGAAACCCGTGAAGCTGCGCGGCGTGCTGTCACAGGGCATGATCCTGTGTGCCGACGACGGCGAGGGCGGCTTCTGCGTGCTGCGTCCGGAGAAGGATGTGCCCAGCGGCAGTACGGTAAGCTAAAAGGAGAAAAACGATGTATTTTGATACGCATGCACATTACGATCATGAGAAGTTTAAAAAGGATCAGGCCGAGCTTTTCAGCGCGCTGCGCGCTGCCGGTGTGGAAGCCGTTGTCAACTGCGCCAGCGATCTTAAAAGCTGCGCGGCCACGCTCAAGCTCACGGAGCAGTATGATTTTATATTCGGCGCTGTGGGCGTGCATCCGCATGAGGTAGAAAAGCTGGATGAAGACGCCGTGTATCAGCTGTATAACTATGCGTGCCGCTCCGAAAAGATCGTAGCGATCGGCGAGATCGGGCTGGACTACCACTATGAATTCGCGCCGCGCGAGCTGCAGAAGGACTGGTTTGTGGAGCAGATCGAGCTGGCCAAGGAGGTAGAGCTGCCCATCGTCGTGCATAGCCGCGATGCGGCCAAGGATACCTATGATATCATGGAGGCTGCGGATGCCGGCGAGGTTGGCGGCGTGGTGCACTGCTTTGCCGGCAGTCTGGAGATGGCCAAGGCCTATGTAGAGATGGGCTTTTATCTGGGCATCGGTGGCATGCTGACCTTTCCGGATGTGAAAAAGATTCTGCGCGTAGTGGAAGAGATTCCGCTGGAGCATCTGCTGCTGGAGACGGATGCACCGTATCTGGCGCCGGTGCCGAACCGCGGGAAGCGCAATGATTCACGTAACCTAACCTATGTGGCCGAAAAGGTGGCGGAGCTAAAGGGGATCACTCCCGAAGAGGTGGCGCGCGTGACGCGCGAAAACGCTTGCCGTCTGTTTCAGGTGGAGCTATAGCATATGACCGATAAGCAAAATTTAATTGCAGCACCGCAAAATACGATCGCGGTGCTGCAAAAATATGATTTTCAGTTTAAAAAGCAATTTGGGCAAAACTTTCTGGTGGACCTGCATGTGCTGGATAAAATCCTTCGTGCGGCCGAGATTGGCCCCGAGGATGTGTGTCTGGAGATCGGTCCGGGGATCGGCAGCCTGACGCAGGCCATGGCCGAAGCCGCCCGGCAGGTGATTGCCGTAGAGATCGACAGACGGCTCATTCCGGTGCTGCAGGAGAATCTGGCGGCCTATGATAATATTGAGTTGGTGAATGCCGATTTTATGGAGCTGGATCTGCCTGCCTTCCTGCGGGAGCGCGGCATCACGCAGCCGCTCAAGGTAGTTGCCAACCTGCCGTATTATATCACAACGCCGATTATCATGGGGCTGTTTGAAAGTGGCATACCGCTGAGCAGCATTACGGTGATGGTGCAGGAGGAGGTAGCCAGACGCATGCAGGCCGGACCGGGCTCTAAGGATTACGGCGCGCTTTCTCTGGCCGTTCAGTATTACGCGGAGCCGTATATCGCCGCCTATGTGCCGAAAAACTGCTTCATCCCGCGGCCAGGGGTAGGATCAGCCGTGATCCGCCTTGCAAGAAGGCCGGAGCCGCCGGTGCAGGCCGATGATCCGCAGCTTTTGTTTGCGCTCATCAAGGCAGCGTTTGGCCAGCGGAGAAAAACGCTGGTCAACAGCGTAAGCGGAAGCCCAGAATTGAACGTGCCCAAGGAAGCGGTGCTGGCAGCCCTGCAGCAGACAGGAATTTCAGAAAAAATCAGAGGAGAGGCGCTGACACTGCCAGAATTTGCAGCGCTGGCCAATGCGCTGGGAAAGACGGGGAATTAAAAGATGACGCAGCATTATTATTCAAAGGAGCCGGTGAGCGCCTCCCATATCCGCCATATTGAATATGAAATTGCCTATCAGGGGAGGCCGCTGCAGTTTCACTTTGAAACGGACAGCGGTGTGTTTTCGACGAGCCGGGTGGATCATGGAACCGATATTTTATTGCGCGCCATCGCCAAGGAATGGCAGGACCTTAAAGAGCCGCCGAAGCATGTGCTGGACATCGGCTGCGGCTACGGCCCCATCGGGATTACGCTCGGGCATTTTTTCCCGGCCGCGTCCGTCTGTATGCTGGATGTGAACGAGAGGGCGATGGCGCTGGCCAGAGCCAATGCGCAAAAGGCCGGGCTGGCACAGTTTACGGTGGACACCGTAGAGCATTTTCCGCAGCAAGCCTTTGACCTGATTGTGACCAATCCCCCCATCAGGGCGGGAAAGGCCGTGGTATACGGCATCTTTGCAAAGGCACAGGAGCATCTTGCGCCCGGCGGCGCCTTTTATGCAGTCATCCGCAAAAATCAGGGCGGCCCCAGCGCAGTCAAAGAGCTCACGCGTCTGTTTGGAGAATGCCAGATCATCGAACGGCAATCGGGATTTCACATATTAAAATGCATAAAATGAGATGCCTTCTCATAAGATGGACTATCAACATCTTAGGAGGAAGCATATGGGATATGTGCGTTTATTTATAGAGCTGCGCAAAGAGGACAGCGGCGAGGCGGCAGGACAGGCACGGATCGAGATGCAGGACCGGACGGGCCGCGTGGATGTGAAGGTGCGGGGCGTGCTGATGGGCCTGGCAGAAGGGGAGCCCTATCAGGCGGTTTTGGTGTGTGAAAATGCGGGCAGCTACCGGGAATATCCGGTGGGCCAGTGCAGCGCCAACAGCCGCGGACAAGCCAGCCTCATGTACCGCGGCAGTGTGCAGGCGGAGCCGGGTGATCCGCTTGGCATCGGCAGTTTTAAGGCCATTTTGGCCCGCAGCGGCGGGAAAAGAGTGGTGGGCTATCGCTTTGAGCCGGTGCTGATTCCGGATCGGTATGAAGAGCCCGTCAGAGCGGAGCATTTGCCAGAGGAAGAGGATAGCGCGGTGATGGAAACAGCCGCCGCGGCTGAAGAGGCTGTAGAGGAGCTGATTGTGGCTGAGGAGCCGGCTTTGGCTGAGGTGGCGGCTGAGCCACCGGAAGCTGAGGAGAGCGTTGTTCCGGCAGAGTCTGATTCGGCAGAGGTGATGAGCAGAGAAGAGCCAGAAGCGGTCGAGGCCGAGGAAGCAGTATCGGGAGAGAACGTAGTGCCGGTGCAAGAGATGGGCATCGATCCACTGCCGGTGTATGTGCTGCAGGATCTGAATCAGGTTGAGGAGATCTGCGGCGAAGCAGGCCGGCGTGCATTTGACCGGTATCATCATTTAATTCTTGTACGGCAGGGGGAAAAAAGTCAGCTGGGTATGCCATGCCGCTATCGCTCCAGTCAGCAGGAGGAGCTGCAGGCGGATGGCTATACAGAGTTTATGACGCCGCACGGCGGCGCGCCCAGCTACGGAGAATTTGGCTATTGGATGAAACGGCTGGAATAGTCTGAAATAGAAAAGAGTGAAACAAATGATAAAGGGCGTTATATTTGATCTGGACGGGACGCTGCTGGATACGCTGGAGGATCTCTCGGCCGCGGGCAATGCGGTGCTTCAGAGGCATGGCCTCGCGGCGTATCCCAAGGAAGCGTACCGGCTGATGGTAGGAAACGGCATTCCGCGGCTGGTGCGCCGGATGCTGACAGGCACCGATGCCAGAAGCGGTGAAAAAAGAGAACAAGAAGCCGCCGCCATGCTTCCGGCAGGACTGGAAGAGGCGGCGCTTTCTGATTTTATGGCGTATTATGCAGCGCATAAGCAGGACCATACGAGGCCCTATCCGGGCATCAAGGAGCTGCTCATGCGGCTGCAGGCAGAGGGAGTGCGGCTGGCAGTTGTGTCCAATAAGGCGGATAGCGCAGTGAAGGAGCTGGCGCAGCAGTATTTTGGCGCTGCATTTACCAGTGCAGTAGGGCTGAAGGAGGGCGGCAGGGCAAAGCCGGATCCAGCCTCCACGCTGGAGGCTGTGAAAAGGCTGGCGCTTCCTAAAGAACAGATTTTATACGTGGGCGACAGCGATGTGGATATGCAGACGGCGTACAATGCCGGTCTGGCCGGGTGCGGCGTGCTCTGGGGCTTTCGTACGGAAGAAGAGCTTAAAAAAGCCGGCGCCAGATATCTGGCACCGGATGCACAGGCTCTTTATGAAATTATTTCATCGACAGGCCAATCCGCTTTTTAGCAAGATCGAGGCTGATGACCTTGACCTCGACAATATCGCCCACCTTAACGACATCCAGAGGATGCTTGATGAACTTGTGGCTCATCTGAGAGATATGCACAAGTCCGTCCTGATGCACTCCAATATCGACAAAGGCGCCGAAATCGATCACATTGCGAACGGTGCCTTTTAATATCATGCCAACGCTTAAATCCTCCATCGACATGACGTCGGTGCGCAGGATCGGCGCGGGCATATCGCTGCGCGGATCGCGGCCGGGCTTCGCAAGCTCCGCGGCAATATCCTGCAGTGTGGGCAAACCGATAGAAAGCTGATCGGCAAGCTGCTGCTGATCCATTCCTTTAATCTGCACGAGAATGCGCGGCATGCCGGCGCGCAGCTCGCCGCTTTCAGTAAGCTGCTGCAGATCATAGCCCATCTGCGTGAGCAGGCCGCGGGCGGCTTCATAGGATTCCGGATGCACGGCCGTATTGTCGAGCGGCTCGTCGCCGTCCTGAATGCGCAGGAAGCCGGCGCATTGCTCGAAGGCCTTGGGGCCAAGCTTGGCCACCTTTAACAGCTGCCTGCGGTTTGTGAAGCGGCCGTTTTCCTCACGGTAGGCCACGATGTTTTTGGCGATAGGCTTGCTAATGCCGGAGATGTAAGCCAGCAGCGAGGGGGAGGCGGTGTTGACGTCTACGCCGACACGGTTTACGCAGTCCTCGACTACGCCGGTGAGCGCGCTGCTGAGTTTTTTCTGGTCCATATCATGCTGATACTGGCCGACGCCGATCGATTTGGGATCAATTTTTACAAGCTCCGCCAGCGGATCCTGTAGGCGGCGGGCAATGGAAGCAGCGCTTCTAAGCGCCACATCAAAATCAGGAAATTCCTCAGTGCCGAGCTTAGAAGCAGAATATACGCTGGCGCCGGCCTCATTTACGATAATATAGCTGGCTTTTACGGTAGCGCCCGGATTATAGTCAGACAGCACCTGAGAAACAAATTGTTCAGATTCGCGCGAGGCTGTGCCGTTGCCGATGGCAATGATGTCCACATGATAGCGGCCCAGCAGCTCGGTCAGCTTCTTTTTAGCCTCCGGGATGCGGCCCGGCCCGGATGTCGGATAGATCACGGCGGTATCGAGCACCTTGCCTGTGGGATCGACTACGGCTAGTTTGCAGCCGGTGCGGAAGGCCGGGTCAAAGCCAAGCACGGTCTTGCCGGCAATCGGCGGCTGCATCAGCAGCTGCGTCAGATTTTTACCAAATACATGAAT containing:
- a CDS encoding HAD family hydrolase; this translates as MIKGVIFDLDGTLLDTLEDLSAAGNAVLQRHGLAAYPKEAYRLMVGNGIPRLVRRMLTGTDARSGEKREQEAAAMLPAGLEEAALSDFMAYYAAHKQDHTRPYPGIKELLMRLQAEGVRLAVVSNKADSAVKELAQQYFGAAFTSAVGLKEGGRAKPDPASTLEAVKRLALPKEQILYVGDSDVDMQTAYNAGLAGCGVLWGFRTEEELKKAGARYLAPDAQALYEIISSTGQSAF
- the rsmA gene encoding 16S rRNA (adenine(1518)-N(6)/adenine(1519)-N(6))-dimethyltransferase RsmA is translated as MTDKQNLIAAPQNTIAVLQKYDFQFKKQFGQNFLVDLHVLDKILRAAEIGPEDVCLEIGPGIGSLTQAMAEAARQVIAVEIDRRLIPVLQENLAAYDNIELVNADFMELDLPAFLRERGITQPLKVVANLPYYITTPIIMGLFESGIPLSSITVMVQEEVARRMQAGPGSKDYGALSLAVQYYAEPYIAAYVPKNCFIPRPGVGSAVIRLARRPEPPVQADDPQLLFALIKAAFGQRRKTLVNSVSGSPELNVPKEAVLAALQQTGISEKIRGEALTLPEFAALANALGKTGN
- a CDS encoding VanZ family protein; this translates as MDWIEILGYHLENLSAAEVLLGLFLAAVLAAYLTKRCQKGMLQSRQALCIWASFVYIYMVYLITIFSRSPRSEAEYMLTPFWSYAFIIQYENEAVLQENILNFLLFMPVGVLLQEAFRTRKAGKWITLGALALSISIEVLQLLLKRGLFEWDDMFHNALGAYISCRIWYALRRRTWERKSA
- a CDS encoding putative manganese-dependent inorganic diphosphatase, with amino-acid sequence MKKDIYILGHRNPDTDSICSAIAYAELKNKENDGSRYIAARAGQIGPETAYVLKRFGVRQPVYVNNIGTRVRDMEIRKVPSIARTLSLKKAWNLMAELGAVTLPITDEENVLQGLITINDIALSYMEEQDGNILAKARTSYQNILETLEAEMVVGDTGAVFDKGNVLISAANPDVMEDYIKKHDMVITGNRYDSQLSAIESGAGCIIVCLGATVSKTIRKLAADRQCSVIVTPFDTYRVARQINQSMPVEAFMKSEDLVLFHPGDYTDEIKDAMQNTRIRDFPVVDKAGHYIGMISRRNLLGIRKRSVILVDHNERSQAVENIENAEILEIIDHHRIGSLETMEPVYFRNEPVGCTATIVYEMYCEKGQTVSPQIAGLLCSAILSDTLVFRSPTCTLADRRAAKELAEIAGIDCQQFGIEIFTAGSNLKDKTPEEILYQDYKKFEFGDVTFGVGQINSMSGEELARIEQRLLPYLEKHCREHGMSMMFFMLTNIIEESTTLMCFGSGARELAAEAFGLRPEKDSLVLAGIVSRKKQLIPAFIEVINKET
- a CDS encoding helix-turn-helix transcriptional regulator, producing the protein MRKKIREAYKNYVRVELLRTRSKEGLSQEKMAAILEMSYKAYNSLETGKSCCSPETLSLYILRFRSNDKEVFMDGLYKAIAKAIEKSA
- the metG gene encoding methionine--tRNA ligase — encoded protein: MCESCNKKGKYYMTTAIAYTSRKPHIGNTYEVVLADAIARYRRLQGYDVFFMTGTDEHGQKIQENAEQNGVTPKAYVDKVAGEIKDIWDMMNASYDKFIRTTDPDHEKAVQKIFKKLYEQGDIYKGYYEGWYCVPCESFFTETQLVDGKCPDCGREVKKTKEEAYFFKMSKYQDRLMQYIEEHPEFIQPESRKKEMVNNFLKPGLQDLCVSRTSFSWGIPVDFDPGHVVYVWMDALNNYITGIGYDPENPSEQYKKYWPADLHLIGKDILRFHTIYWPIFLMAMGEPLPKQIFGHPWLLFGEMKMSKSLGNVIYADELVKRFGVDGVRYYVLREMPFASDGSITYESIIARYNADLANTIGNLVNRTIAMGKKYFGGIVQAQGAKEALDTDLIDTALQAVKNVEEKMAELRVADALEEIVNLARRSNKYIDETAPWALAKDEAQKERLGSVLYNLLESIRYIGVLLKSFLPETGEGILNQLGVKEAGRSLESLESFGFLQAGEETNDPSPLFARIDEAKMLAEIAAERAEQEAKAAPKKEEPAPEEEAKAEITIDDFDKVELKIGEVLECKPVEGAKKLLVSQIKIGDEVRQIVSGIAKYYKPEEMVGKKVVVVTNLKPVKLRGVLSQGMILCADDGEGGFCVLRPEKDVPSGSTVS
- a CDS encoding RNA-binding transcriptional accessory protein, coding for MQELTSIARQLQQEFALQDWQVTNVLQLIDEGNTIPFIARYRKEMTGTLSDEILRDFNERLAYLRNLEAKKEQVIASITEQEQMTPELLAQIQQAQTMVEVDDLYRPYRPKRRTRATIAKERGLEPLALLIFAQQESGELAALAAAYVNAEKEVPDAAAALAGASDIIAEIIADQADYRQHIRQLTQKLGRIVSKAKDPEQTCVYEMYYEFSEAIPKIAGHQVLALNRGEAEKMLTVSLEAPAEQILSYLEAQIVQSPLRRDFLVSAIQDAYKRLIASSIENEIRAELTEKAQDGAIHVFGKNLTQLLMQPPIAGKTVLGFDPAFRTGCKLAVVDPTGKVLDTAVIYPTSGPGRIPEAKKKLTELLGRYHVDIIAIGNGTASRESEQFVSQVLSDYNPGATVKASYIIVNEAGASVYSASKLGTEEFPDFDVALRSAASIARRLQDPLAELVKIDPKSIGVGQYQHDMDQKKLSSALTGVVEDCVNRVGVDVNTASPSLLAYISGISKPIAKNIVAYREENGRFTNRRQLLKVAKLGPKAFEQCAGFLRIQDGDEPLDNTAVHPESYEAARGLLTQMGYDLQQLTESGELRAGMPRILVQIKGMDQQQLADQLSIGLPTLQDIAAELAKPGRDPRSDMPAPILRTDVMSMEDLSVGMILKGTVRNVIDFGAFVDIGVHQDGLVHISQMSHKFIKHPLDVVKVGDIVEVKVISLDLAKKRIGLSMK
- a CDS encoding class I SAM-dependent methyltransferase, coding for MTQHYYSKEPVSASHIRHIEYEIAYQGRPLQFHFETDSGVFSTSRVDHGTDILLRAIAKEWQDLKEPPKHVLDIGCGYGPIGITLGHFFPAASVCMLDVNERAMALARANAQKAGLAQFTVDTVEHFPQQAFDLIVTNPPIRAGKAVVYGIFAKAQEHLAPGGAFYAVIRKNQGGPSAVKELTRLFGECQIIERQSGFHILKCIK
- a CDS encoding TatD family hydrolase, giving the protein MYFDTHAHYDHEKFKKDQAELFSALRAAGVEAVVNCASDLKSCAATLKLTEQYDFIFGAVGVHPHEVEKLDEDAVYQLYNYACRSEKIVAIGEIGLDYHYEFAPRELQKDWFVEQIELAKEVELPIVVHSRDAAKDTYDIMEAADAGEVGGVVHCFAGSLEMAKAYVEMGFYLGIGGMLTFPDVKKILRVVEEIPLEHLLLETDAPYLAPVPNRGKRNDSRNLTYVAEKVAELKGITPEEVARVTRENACRLFQVEL